The genomic region TTTCTCCGATCCAGCCGGTCCATTCGTCGGAATCGAAGTGCGCATAGCCGTTATAGGCGAGCGTCGCGAATGCGCCGTTCTCGAACCAGAGCGTCGCGGTATAGGCGCCTTCGGTCGGACGCGCCGCATCCCAGTTGCCGACCGCCGCGCGAATGCGCGTCGCACGGCTGCCAGCGAGGAGACGCACGATATCCACCTGATGCGCGGCCTGACTGAACACCGCGCCGCCGCCCTCTTCCGTCCTCAGTTCCTCCGGCCTGCGCGGACGAAAAAGATAGTCGGTGTAATTGAGCGCCTGAATCATCTTCACGCCGCCGTATGCGCCCGATGCGATCAGCTCGCGCGTCTTCAGATACGGCGTATCGAAGCTGTGGCAATGACCGACGATCAGATGCACGTTCGCTTCGCGGCACGCGCGGATCATGTCGTCGCATTCGGCGAGCGATAGCGCCATCGGCTTCTCGACGAGCACATGCTTGCCGTGCCGCGCCGCGATGCGCGCATGCGCCGCGTGAAACTGATGCGGACTCGCGATGTAGATCGCCTCGACTTGCGGCATGCGCGCGAGCGCTTCGATGTCGTCGAACGCGGGCGCGTCGAAGTCCGCTTCGAATTGCTGGCGGGCCTGCGCGCGCGGATCGCATGCGCCGACAAGCTCGACGCGCGCATCGGCGAGAAAGGTCGGCAACATCAGCGAGAAGGCGCGGCCCAGTCCGGCGATGCCGAGCTTGAGCGCCGCCATCAGACCTGAACCTGATAGTTCGGCTCGACCGGCGCGGCTTCGTCCACTTCGATCCACACCGGATGCGCGGCGTGTTGCTTCCAGTCGGTGTCCTTCGGCACCATCGCCTGAAACGAGCAGACGCTGCGCGGAATCGCCTTGTCGCCGGTGCCGATCGCGCCTTCGCCGGCCTCGAATTCCTTCACCGCGTCGAGCATGCGGCGGCGGAACTCGACGACGGCGACATCGCTCGCGCCGAGGCGCTCTTCGGTGCGGTCCGCGATAGCGCCCATCGTCAGCCACATCGCGATGTCCTGGTTCGGAAAGCCCTTGATGCCCGTGAAATTGCCCGACTTCATCGCCTCGCGATCCTGCCAGAAACGGTTGTCCGTGTTGCGCAGCGGCCGATAGTGTTCGTCCAGATCGATGCCCACTTGCTGGCCGAGGAACTTGCGCCACGTTTCCGTTTCGGGCGTCTTGTCCGGATGGCCCCACGCCATGAAATAGAACGCGGTGCTGGTGTCGTCGCACGGCACGTTGATGTTCGCGACGTTATAAAGATTGTTCGGCGGAATCAGCGCCGTGGCGGGCGCGACGAACACCGTCGAGCGCACGTAGTCGTGCGTGGCGGCGTTCTGGATCGGGCGGCGCAGCGCGGCATAGCGAAAGCCGTAGCTCGTGCGATGCACCTGCATGCGCGGCGCCTTGTCGGTGGACGGACGCAGCCAGTTCTTCGATGTCGCTTCCGCGCCGCCGACGCGCGCGGGCACGAAGTCCGACGAGTGCAGGCTGGAGCTATGCGCGGAATCGATCGCGCCTTCGAGAATCTGCGCCCAATTGCACGGCAGAATCGCCTTCGCGATGGCGACGCGCGTCTCTTCGGTCGGCGCCCACGCGGGCGGCACGAACGCGGGAATCGCATCCTGCGGGCCCATGTACGCCCACACGAAGCCGCCGCATTCCTTCGTTTCATACGCCTTGTGCTTGACCTTCTTCGTCATGTCGCTGCACGAAGGCTCGGAGACCATCTCGATCACGTTGCCCTTCACGTCCATCTTCCAGCCGTGATAGAGACAGCGCAGGCCGCAATCCTCGTTGCGCCCATACACGAGCGACACACGGCGATGCGGGCAATACTCGTCCATCACGCCCACGTTGCCGTCGGTGTCGCGGAACACGACGAGGTCTTCGCCGAACACGCGCGCCTTGACCGGTGCGCCATCCGGCTCGCTGACTTCCTCGATGAGGCACACGGGCGTCCAGTGACGCCGCATCAGCTGGCCCATCGGGGCATCGCCTTCGACACGGCACAGCAACATGTTTTCTTCATGGGTGAGCATTGCGCTTCTCCTGACCAGCGTATTCAGTGGGGATGTTCGTTTCGACTTCTCAGAGGTCCAGCACGAGTTCTTCGCTCTTCGCGCGCGACACGCAGATCATGATGTGATCGCGTTTCTCGTCGTCGCCCAAGACCATGTCGCGATGGTCCGCTTCGCCCGCGCAGAGCGTCGTCCGGCAAGAACCGCATGTGCCGCTCTCGCACGAACTCGGCGCGCGGATGCCGTTGTCGCGCAGGATTTCGAGGATCGAGCGGTCCTTCGGAATCTCGAACGTGAGGCCGGAGCGTTCGAGCTTCACACTGAACGGCACGTTCTGCGCCGCGCGCGACTGATCGACGCCGAAGCTCTCGAAGTGCACGCTGCCTTGGGGCCAGTGGCCGGTCATGTCGCGCACGCTGTCCATCAATGCGCGCGGGCCGCAGCAGTACACGTGCGTGCCGCTGCCGGGCTTTTCGAAAACGGGCCAGAAGTCGAACGCGTTCGCGAGATCGCCGTGATCGTGATGAATCACGGCATGCGGCTTCCATTCGGCGCCCGAGAGTTCGTCGACGAAGGCCGTCGTTTCGGGGCTGCGCGTCACGTAGTACAGCTTGAAGCGCGGGCCGGCGGTGTTCTTGAGGTAGCGCATCATCGAAAGAATCGGCGTGATGCCGATGCCGCCCGCGACGAACACGTAACTGCGCGCGCGTTCGCTCAGCCCGAACTCGTTGCGCGGCTCCGATACGTCGATGCGATCGCCCTGCGCCACGTCGTCCGTCATGCTGATCGAGCCGCCGCGACCCGCCGCGTCGCGCTTGACCGCGATCACGTAGCGGTCCGTTTCGTCGGGATCGTTGCAGAGCGAATAGTTGCGGTTGGCGCCGCTCGGCACGCGCACCGTCACATGCGCGCCCGCCGTGAACGGCGCGAGAGCGCCGCCTTCGGGATCGCGCAATTCGAAGCTCACGATGCCGTCCGCGACGGGTTCCTTCTTCGTCACCACGAGCGTCCTGAAGGACAGTTCGCCGTTCGCCGTCTCGCTCATTTCGCTGCTCTCCTGCTTCGTTGATTACCCGCGCGGCCTGGCGTTTGGCAAAGCGTTTGGCCGATTCGCCGTCGCTTGCATCCGCTTGCCGCACTCGATGGCTTTATATTAGATATCTAATCATTTGCCGACAAGCGGGTTTTCCCTGAAACGCGGCGCGCACGCCCAAAAAAGAAACGGCGCCCGAAGGCGCCGCCGATGCTGGTGCTGCTGGGTGCTGCTGGGTGCTGCTGCTGCGAGAAATGCATTGCCGTGCGCTTCGGGTTCGCTCAGGCGCGGTTCACGCGCGCTTCTCCGCATGCTCGCGCAAGGTGTTCGCGGGTACGCCGATGAGCACGGCGAGTCCGCCGAGCACGACGAGCGCGGCGATGGCGGCGAGGCCGATCGCGAGGCTGCCCGTCACCGTCTTGATCCAGCCCAGCGCGATCGGCCCGCAGAACGCACCCACCTGACCCAGACAACTGATCGCGCCGATGCCGGCGGCCGCGGCTTCGTCGGAGAGATACGCGGGCGGAATCGACCAGATGATCGCGGCCGCGCCGAAGTAGGAAATCGAAATCATGCCGAGGCAGACGATGGCCGCAGCCGTGCTGCCCGAGAGCACCGGCAGGAGAAAGCCGCCGAGCGCGCCGATGGCCGTGCATGCGAAGAAGTGCCAGCGGCGTTCGAGCGTCACGTCCGAACTGCGCGCCACCGCGAACATGCCGAGCGCGCCGATGATGTACGGCAGCGCGGACAGGAAGCCCACGTTCAGCACGTCCGCGACGCCCGCCTGACGGATGATGGTCGGCGTCCAGTAGTTGAGGATCGTCCCGCACAAAGGCACCGTGCCCCAGCCCGCCGCGAGAATGTAGACGCGCGGGTCTTTCAGCGCGGTGAGCAGTTGATGGCGCGTGTGCTTCGCCGGCTTTTTTTCCGCGCGGTCGGCGGCGAGCGCATCGAGGATGATTTTCTTCTGCTCGTCGTCGAGCCAGCGCGCGTCCTGCGGCCGGTCGACGAGATAGAAGAACGCGACGATGCCCATCGCGAGCGCGGGCAGGCCTTCCAGAAAGAAGAGCCATTGCCAGTTCTTGAAGCCGAGCGTGCCGTTGAAGTTGTGCAGAATCCAGCCGGACAGCGGCCCGCCGATGATCCCCGCCGCCGCGATGGCGAGCAGAAAGCGCGACGTGATCCGCGCACGGCGCGCGCCCGGATACCAGTACGTGAGATAGAGAATGATGCCCGGCCAGAATCCGGCTTCGGCGGCGCCCAGCAGAATGCGCGCGGCATAGAACTGCGCGGGCGACGTCATGAAGGCCATCGCGGTGGAAATGCCGCCCCAGAGGACCATGATGCGCGAGATCGTGAGGCGCGCGCCGATCTTCTTGAGCCACAAAGTGCTCGGCACTTCCAGCAGGATATAGCCGATGAAAAAGAGGCTGACGCCGAGCCCGTAGGCGGCATCGGACAGGCCGAGGTCCTGCTTCAGGCGCAGTTGCGCGAAGCTCACGTTGACGCGGTCGAGGTAGTTCAGCACCCAGCACACGAAGATGAACGACATCAGCCGCCAGGTGACTTTGTGATAGGTCGCCTCGATGCGGGCCTCGGTGCGCGCGTCGATGCGCGCCGCGCTAGCGTCCGATTCCGACATGAGTTGCGTGACTGTGAATTTGGCCACCAAACGTCTCCGTTGCGTCTGCCCATGAGGACGATGCGGCTTAGTCGGGATCAAGCCCGCAACCAAGTCCGCATTCGACGAATTTTTATTCGATATCTAACTATCATGGTACGGAGGCGCCGGCCCGCGAACAAGCTCGGGTTTGCACCGAGACACGCGGCGCAACTGACGCGCGTGAATGCGCCCGACCCAGCGGATATGATGTCAGGCATGCAAGAACTGCGGCTTTGAAAGAAGGCAACGTCATGACACGAAAGAAGACAGTGGAAGGCGCACCGCGCGAAACGGCGGAGATGCTGCGCCATTGGCACGAATCCGTGCCCCACGACCGCCTCGCGCACCTCGTGAAGGACGCGACACGTTCAATGGTGCGCGCGTTGCAGATGCGGCTCGCGGAACATTCGGTGTCGTTCGGACACTGGACCTTTCTGCGCATCCTGTGGGAATCGGACGGTCTCACGCAGCGCGAACTGAGCGAGCAGGCAGGCGTGATGGCGCCGACGACGTTCGCCGCCGTCACCGCGATGGAAAAGCTCGGACTCGTCGAGCGTCAGCAGCGCCCGGAGAACAAGAAGAACACGCATGTATATCTCACCGCCGAAGGACGGGCGCTCAAGGAAAAGCTCGTGCCGCTCGCGGAGGAAGTAAACGACATCAGCGTGACGGGATTGAGCGAGCGCGATATCAAGGTGGCGCGCAAGGTGTTGCTGACGATCATCGAGAATCTCGCCGAGGACGAAGCGGAGTCCACGAATCCGATGCGACGCGTGCCTTCGACGCGCGAGCTGGGGAGGATTATCGCGGAGCGTGGGGAGACGCTGGAGGATGTGTGAGGGAAGGCGCGGCCGGAGTCGGATGAGTCGCGGATTCTAGTCTCGTTTCCCGTGCGGCGCGGTCTACTGCTGGGTTCAGAGCACGGAGCGCCAAACACGCCGGGCGAAGCGCTTCGAGACGCGCATTGACTGCGCTTGAGCGTCGGCATCTGCATCGGCATGGTGCTGCCCGGCTCCAACTATCCGTGGTCGGTCGGCTGGCCCGGGCCTCTGAGCCCGCTCGCCAAACCGACGCGCCACGCGACCACGAAGTCCTCAAGTTTCATGTCAGCGTGCCGATATAAGAATCTCGCGAAATGACATGAGGTAGATCTTGCTTAACGCCAGAAGGTACGCGGTGGCGATATTCGCCGTTTCGGCGCTCTCTGCATGCGCTCCAGCGATTCAAGTTCAGAAGTCCGAGTTGATAGTTTCCTCTACGCCAGAGGAGTCGGTGCGGGTCCTCACTCCGGTGGTCATCAGGCTCTCGACCGGATATTCCCGCCGATTGAGGGCTGGCTCGGTATGGCGATCAGTCGGGGTAGTGTGCAGAAGAATGTGCAAAAACGCTGAGGCGGCAGGAGCGCAGAGGCAGGGGTGGCCGTGGTGTAAGTTGATGAATGTCCAGTTCGTCAACCTGCCCTCGGGAGGGCTTACGCCATGGCCACGACCAAGCGTATTACGAACCGGCCGCCAGCGGAAGCGCTGGTTGCCGGCGACCGGGACCTGATGAAGGCGCTCATGAAGGATGCGCTGCAGGAAGTGCTTGAAGCGGAAATGACAGAGCTGCTGGGCGCGGCGCCCAATGAGCGCAGCGAGACGCGAAGCGGCTATCGTGCGGGCTACTACGGCCGCGCTCTGGTGACCCGCATCGGCAAACTCGAGCTGCGCGTGCCGCGTGATCGACATGGCGAATTCTCAACGGCGCTGTTCGAGCGCTATGCGCGCAGCGAGAAGGCGTTGGTGGCGGCGTTGGCCGAAATGTACGTGCAGGGTGTGTCTACGCGCAAGGTCAAGGCGATTACCGAAGAGCTGTGCGGTCACAGCTTTTCGGCCTCGGCGATTTCGGCGATCAACAAAGGGCTGGATGCAACGCTGGCAAAGTTTGCACACCGGCCGCTCGAAGAAGCGTATCCGTATCTGATCGTCGACGCGCGCTATGAGAAGGTGCGTGAGTCGGGCGTGATCCGTTCGCAGGCGGTGCTGATCGCCATCGGCATCAACTGGGAAGGCCACCGGCAGGTGCTGGCTGTGGAGTTGGCCAACCGCGAAAGCCAGTCGAGTTGGAAGGAGTTCCTTCTGGCGCTAAAGAAGCGCGGCCTGTCAGGCGTCGAGTTCGTCGCCTCGGACGACCATGCGGGGCTGAAGAAGGCGATCGGTGAGGTGCTCCCGGAAGCCGCCTGGCAGCGCTGCTACGTCCACTTCCTGCGCAACGCGCTGGACTATCTGCCGCGCAAGGCCGACGACGACTGCCTGCAGGAGCTGCGCTGGATGTACGACCGTCGCGACTTGCAGGAAGCGCAACAAGATCTGGCAGCGTGGATCAGCAAGTGGCAGGGCAAATATCCGAAGCTGGTGGACTGGGTCGAAGGCAACATCGCTGAGACGTTGACGTTTTACCGGTTGCCCCGCGCGCATCACAAGCACCTGAAGTCCACCAACATGCTGGAGCGGCTGAATGAGGAAATCCGGCGCCGCACGCGTATCGTGCGCATCTTCCCAAACGATGCGTCATGCCTTCGGCTGATCAGGGCCCTGTGTAGCGAAACGCATGAAACGTGGCTGGAAGACAG from Caballeronia sp. Lep1P3 harbors:
- a CDS encoding Gfo/Idh/MocA family protein → MAALKLGIAGLGRAFSLMLPTFLADARVELVGACDPRAQARQQFEADFDAPAFDDIEALARMPQVEAIYIASPHQFHAAHARIAARHGKHVLVEKPMALSLAECDDMIRACREANVHLIVGHCHSFDTPYLKTRELIASGAYGGVKMIQALNYTDYLFRPRRPEELRTEEGGGAVFSQAAHQVDIVRLLAGSRATRIRAAVGNWDAARPTEGAYTATLWFENGAFATLAYNGYAHFDSDEWTGWIGEMGQTRSPDEYGNARRKLSRVASKEEEARLKAAGTYGGDAYAPPSRERAQARRHQHFGPLIVSCERGDLRPLPDGIVVYGDERRERIELDAPAVPRAEVIDELVAAVHGGIAPLHDGVWARGTLDICLAMLRSSEEQRDVCIGG
- a CDS encoding Rieske 2Fe-2S domain-containing protein; translation: MLTHEENMLLCRVEGDAPMGQLMRRHWTPVCLIEEVSEPDGAPVKARVFGEDLVVFRDTDGNVGVMDEYCPHRRVSLVYGRNEDCGLRCLYHGWKMDVKGNVIEMVSEPSCSDMTKKVKHKAYETKECGGFVWAYMGPQDAIPAFVPPAWAPTEETRVAIAKAILPCNWAQILEGAIDSAHSSSLHSSDFVPARVGGAEATSKNWLRPSTDKAPRMQVHRTSYGFRYAALRRPIQNAATHDYVRSTVFVAPATALIPPNNLYNVANINVPCDDTSTAFYFMAWGHPDKTPETETWRKFLGQQVGIDLDEHYRPLRNTDNRFWQDREAMKSGNFTGIKGFPNQDIAMWLTMGAIADRTEERLGASDVAVVEFRRRMLDAVKEFEAGEGAIGTGDKAIPRSVCSFQAMVPKDTDWKQHAAHPVWIEVDEAAPVEPNYQVQV
- a CDS encoding PDR/VanB family oxidoreductase, with product MSETANGELSFRTLVVTKKEPVADGIVSFELRDPEGGALAPFTAGAHVTVRVPSGANRNYSLCNDPDETDRYVIAVKRDAAGRGGSISMTDDVAQGDRIDVSEPRNEFGLSERARSYVFVAGGIGITPILSMMRYLKNTAGPRFKLYYVTRSPETTAFVDELSGAEWKPHAVIHHDHGDLANAFDFWPVFEKPGSGTHVYCCGPRALMDSVRDMTGHWPQGSVHFESFGVDQSRAAQNVPFSVKLERSGLTFEIPKDRSILEILRDNGIRAPSSCESGTCGSCRTTLCAGEADHRDMVLGDDEKRDHIMICVSRAKSEELVLDL
- a CDS encoding MFS transporter translates to MSESDASAARIDARTEARIEATYHKVTWRLMSFIFVCWVLNYLDRVNVSFAQLRLKQDLGLSDAAYGLGVSLFFIGYILLEVPSTLWLKKIGARLTISRIMVLWGGISTAMAFMTSPAQFYAARILLGAAEAGFWPGIILYLTYWYPGARRARITSRFLLAIAAAGIIGGPLSGWILHNFNGTLGFKNWQWLFFLEGLPALAMGIVAFFYLVDRPQDARWLDDEQKKIILDALAADRAEKKPAKHTRHQLLTALKDPRVYILAAGWGTVPLCGTILNYWTPTIIRQAGVADVLNVGFLSALPYIIGALGMFAVARSSDVTLERRWHFFACTAIGALGGFLLPVLSGSTAAAIVCLGMISISYFGAAAIIWSIPPAYLSDEAAAAGIGAISCLGQVGAFCGPIALGWIKTVTGSLAIGLAAIAALVVLGGLAVLIGVPANTLREHAEKRA
- a CDS encoding MarR family winged helix-turn-helix transcriptional regulator gives rise to the protein MTRKKTVEGAPRETAEMLRHWHESVPHDRLAHLVKDATRSMVRALQMRLAEHSVSFGHWTFLRILWESDGLTQRELSEQAGVMAPTTFAAVTAMEKLGLVERQQRPENKKNTHVYLTAEGRALKEKLVPLAEEVNDISVTGLSERDIKVARKVLLTIIENLAEDEAESTNPMRRVPSTRELGRIIAERGETLEDV